gctcagtttttaaaaaataaggaTTAAATCTAGATATTTCGCGTTAAATTTTGAGGCTGTagacagaaaaaacattttttgaaatgtaGATTTACTTCATAACTGACTTTAAGACTGAATGTTGATAAATCATCTACCTTTCATGCAAAGCCCTCCTAATGGGCCATTTTATAGtcgtgtacttagttgccaagcctttgatttggagtgaggctgaaggtgacctcgttgtgatagagaccagtatctagaaacaataataacaaagtagtttgcatttaaaaagcagcaatgtttttatcataacaaggttAGCCTTTTATCATCCCTCTTGTTCAGAGGCTTGGGAACCAAGCACACAAAtgttaaaatggactattacataTCAATAGGATCAGAaacataatcttttttgtttttccacatttaacccttaacataaaaaaagattgacaaaaacaataggatcttgttgtcattaagacttcagtctgtcagagaagtgggagataagtccatggaggaaaaagatcccATTAGTCATGACCACGTTAGCGCAAGTTCAGGTGATATCAAGAAAGTCATGGACTTCTATAATTGGGGAGaagaagccatagagtacctaaacctatatcttaaaaaagctaaagaagtaggaaacaagcatggggagggtaacacTTATagtaatcttggcaatgcttatcaccgtctgggtgatttcaaaaaagccagagagtaccacaacctacatcttaaaatagctaaagaagtaggagataagcatggggagggtggtgcttatggcaatcttggcaatgcttattctagtctgggtgatttcaaaaaagccatagagtaccacaacctacatcttaaaatagctcaagaagtaggagacaagcatggggagggtcgtgcttatggcaatcttggcaatgcttatgacagtctgggtgatttcaaaaaagccatagagtaccacaacctagatcttaaaatagctaaagaagtaggagacaagcatggggagggtggtgcttatggaaatcttggcaatgcttattctagtctgggtgatttaaaaaaagccctagagtaccacaacctagatcttaaaatagctaaagaagtaggagacaagcatggggagggtggtgcttatggcaatcttggcaatgcttatcaccgtctgggtgatttcaaaaaagccatagagtaccacaacctacatcttaaaatagctaaagaagtaggagacaagcatggggagggtggtgcttatggcaatcttggcaatgcttatcaccgtctgggtgatttcaaaaaagccagagagtaccacaacctagatcttaaaatagctaaagaagtaggagacaagcatggggagggtggtgcttatggcaatcttggcaatgcttattctagtctgggtgatttcaaaaaagccatagagtaccacaacctacatcttaaaatagctcaagaagtaggagacaagcatggggagggtcgtgcttatggcaatcttggcaatgcttatgacagtctgggtgatttcaaaaaagccatagagtaccacaacctagatcttaaaatagctaaagaagtaggagacaagcatggggagggtcgtgcttatggcaatcttggcaatgcttattctagtctgggtgatttcaaaaaagccatagagtaccacaacctacatcttaaaatagctcaagaagtaggagacaagcatggggagggtcgtgcttatggcaatcttggcaatgcttatgacagtctgggtgatttcaaaaaagccatagagtaccacaacctacatcttaaaatagctaaagaagtaggagacaagcatggggagggtggtgcttatggcaatcttggcaatgcttattctagtctgggtgatttaaaaaaagccctAGAGTtccacaacctagatcttaaaatagctaaagaagtaggagacaagcatggggagggtggtgcttatggcaatcttggcaatgcttatcaccgtctgggtgatttcaaaaaagccatagagtaccacaacctacatcttaaaatagctaaagaagtaggagacaagcatggggagggtggtgcttatggcaatcttggcaatgcttattctagtctgggtgatttcaaaaaagccatagagtaccacaacctagatcttaaaatagctaaagaagtaggagacaagcatggggagggtcgtgcttatggcaatcttggcaatgcttatgacagtctgagtgatttcaaaaaagccatagagtaccacaacctacatcttaaaatagctaaagaagtaggagacaagcatggggagggtcgtgcttatggaaatcttggcaatgcttattctagtctgggtgatttcaaaaaagccatagagtaccacaacctagatcttaaaatagctgaagaagtaggagacaagcatggggagggtggtgcttatggcaatcttggcaatgcttattctagtctgggtgatttcaaaaaagccatagagtaccacaacctagaccttaaaatagctaaagaagtaggagacaagcatggggagggtggtgcgtatggcaatcttggcaatgcttatcgccgtctgggtgatttcaaaaaagccatagagtaccacaacctagatcttaaaatagctaaagaagtaggagacaagcatggggagggtcgtgcttatggcaatcttggcaatgcttattctagtctgggtgatttcaaaaaagccatagagtaccacaacctacatcttaaaatagctaaagaagtaggagacaagcatggggagggtggtgcttatggcaatcttggcaatgcttatcaccgtctgggtgatttcaaaaaagccacagagtaccacaacctacatcttaaaatagctaaagaagtaggagacaagcatggggagggtggtggttatggcaatcttggcaatgcttattctagtctgggtgatttcaaaaaagccatagagtaccacaacctacatcttaaaatagctaaagaagtaggagacaagcatggggagggtcgtgcttatggcaatcttggcaatgcttatcaccgtctgggtgatttcaaaaaagccatagagtacctcaacctacatcttaaaatagctaaagaagtaggagacaagcatggggagggtggtggttatggcaatcttggcaatgcttatcgccgtctgggtgatatcaaaaaagccatagagtaccacaacctacatcttaaaatagctaaagaagtaggagacaagcatggggagggtggtgcttatggcaatcttagcaatgcttattctagtctgggtgatttaaaaaacgccatagagtaccacaacctagaccttaaaatagctaaagaagtaggagacaagcatggggagggtcgtgcttatggcaatcttggccATGTttattctagtctgggtgatttaaaaaacgccatagagtaccacaacctacatcttaaaatagctaaagaagtaggagacaagcatggggagggtcgtgcttatggcaatcttggcaatgcttatcttGGCAATGTttattctagtctgggtgatttaaaaaaagccatagagtaccataacctaaatcttaaaatagctaaagaagtaggagacaaatcCTTGGAGGCAATGGCCTACTGTTCATTAGGATGCGTTTCTGAGTTGCAAGGTGGATTGCCAAAAGCCGTTGAACATTACCAAGCTAGCATAAGcttattcaattccttgagagtacttctaaaatctaaagatgagtggaaagttaattttcgaaatcagcatcAAATGGCGTATACCggtttgtggagagttctcgtagaacaaggtaaGGTATAtgaagccttatttgttgctgagaaaggacgagctcaagctctaACCGACCTCATGGAATCCAGGTTTTGTGGTGGATCAAGGCACCACAAGGGAGAAGATGAAGACtgcgcagttttaaaaaacgttccatcaaacactgtctttcaggcagtggacaAAGCTAACGTCGAGCTTTGGGTTGTgtccgaaggaaaacaagttcagttaagacaaagtaaactcaaaggttttgtttcagagaatagtggatctagccagtcctttgagtcgttcatgctcggtgtctatacacaacttggtgttcgttctaatgtgagatgcgagaatcgatctttagatgctttgagggagggccgttcaaaagtggatgagaaaaccaaagaagccaaCCCTCAACTTCACTTCCAACAAGACGGATGCTTGAGCAGTTTGTATGATATCGTTATGAAGCCGGTGGCTGACTTGATTCAAGGGGATGAGCTACTCATTATTcctgatggacccctgtggatcgctccttacgctgcattgaaggatggtaattctaaatacctgtgtgaatcgttcacaATCCGAGTCGCTCCATCGTTAGcaagtcttagactcattgccgattgcccagatgattatcacaaaagcagtgatgcgttacttgtaggagatccTTGGGTATCCGAGGTTACTAACAGCAAGGGAGAGAAAGTCCTCGAGCAGCTTCCGTctgctaaagaagaagtagaaatgatcggagAAATTCTGAATATTACGCCAATCACTGGCAGAAAAgccacgaaacgtgaggtgttgaaaagactcagttccgtttccttagttcactttgcggcacacggatgtatggaaactggcgaaattgctcttacacctgacccaGACCGAATATCTACTGTGCCTACCAAGAAAGAGGATTATATTTTAACGATTCgagatgtgttgaatgttcaACTTCGCGCTAAACTTGTTGTGCTCAGTTGCTGCCACAGTGGTCggggcgagatcaaggctgaaggtgtggttggcattgcgcgcgcttttatgggggctggtgctcggtctgttgtggtgtccctgtgggcgattgatgacgaggctactctcgagttcatgaaatgcttttatcaacaccttgcaGAAGGTAAATCTACAAGcaagtcactgaacctggccatgaaaagcctcagagaatcagatGAGTTCCACGACATCAAatactgggcgcccttttttctgattggagATGACCTCACGTTTGACctgatggcaaaggaaagagaaaatttgaatagaaaatcaaataaatgagaaaattttatttttcatctcaaaagaatgaagtaggaacttggaaggtttaaatgtttctctattttaaacaatttttggctatttttctttactttttacttttttgttaatTGGAACTTGAGATGTGCAACTGTAGTatggtgaagaaataaaccagtctatttcattatattttgatcaatggaattttttgttactttaacaaatttaaatgcttgcGAAGAGAACGAAATGCAACAAGGCCTCTGTTATGAACGAGGTTTCCATTTCCACCAACATGTCACTCAGCTCTGTTCCTGTATTACAATCAGTtgcatggaaaataatttaaaggttatttcttttaccCAACCAGGGGCTTTTCCACCGGATTTTAATTACCTTTATGctctaagcttttgataagcaaagaaacaattcgTCATTTGCAAAAGTTGacgaatttttatttccaaaacttttaTTGAATATGTATGTGAATTGAATATGTGAATTGATCTTAGACCGTTTTCTACACCATAAGttactttgttacaatttaccttcatctttacaaaaaaattgattaccaTTTTCGACTCAATccattttaatgcaatctaGTTCTgtcagtgccaagattgccattctaagcttaatttgaagaagtaaacatcagagatgatgttattaaatttactaaccatatgttagagacattaCGCCTACTTTtaggggtgtagccagcctctAGTCCCGTAGGCCCGGCCTACAATTGTTTTCTGCCCGCTTGACTTTTACTAAAAGATGATATGActcttgcaaatgttgaaacaaaaactgaaatttgtgaGGGAAGAGGCTTACATTTAGTCAAAAAGCTGGCTACAAccctgttttcaatcaaacgagtCTGGCCAATTTTTGTCCGTTTTACCAAACACTTCTCCGTTCGTTTTAAAGAACGACGACGGAGAGGCTAAAAATTGTCCATGTAATCTAAACTAGGAAAGAGGGACGCAGAGTTCACTATAATTAAAGTTTCCATAGGTGTGAAAACGTTCAGGGCTTCAGGATAAAACTTCTAATTGTTGAAAATCacctcttgaaattttttcatcgcTTTGAATTTACCTCAGCATGATTTGAGGATGTCTGATAATATGCGTGGTTGAATATAATGTAACTAGGATTTTAAAGACATGCTAGGACAGTTTCAACTAAACATGGTTTGTATAATGTCAGTGTATTTCGTGTGAagtgttttgatgctatttt
The sequence above is a segment of the Pocillopora verrucosa isolate sample1 chromosome 5, ASM3666991v2, whole genome shotgun sequence genome. Coding sequences within it:
- the LOC136276907 gene encoding tetratricopeptide repeat protein 28-like → MATGRSSIKVPCENEDLPDKENAPDFDEDTLRATADVYRNEGNEAFMKGDFINAIHFYTKGIKMNCNDKELKAKLHNNRAIAHSKLENHQDSLRDAEAAIELNPTFLKAIVRGATACVELKRFEGAITWCDKGLAIDKNNRILLSLRLQSVREVGDKSMEEKDPISHDHVSASSGDIKKVMDFYNLDLKIAKEVGDKHGEGGAYGNLGNAYSSLGDLKKALEYHNLDLKIAKEVGDKHGEGGAYGNLGNAYHRLGDFKKAIEYHNLHLKIAKEVGDKHGEGGAYGNLGNAYHRLGDFKKAREYHNLDLKIAKEVGDKHGEGGAYGNLGNAYSSLGDFKKAIEYHNLHLKIAQEVGDKHGEGRAYGNLGNAYDSLGDFKKAIEYHNLDLKIAKEVGDKHGEGRAYGNLGNAYSSLGDFKKAIEYHNLHLKIAQEVGDKHGEGRAYGNLGNAYDSLGDFKKAIEYHNLHLKIAKEVGDKHGEGGAYGNLGNAYSSLGDLKKALEFHNLDLKIAKEVGDKHGEGGAYGNLGNAYHRLGDFKKAIEYHNLHLKIAKEVGDKHGEGGAYGNLGNAYSSLGDFKKAIEYHNLDLKIAKEVGDKHGEGRAYGNLGNAYDSLSDFKKAIEYHNLHLKIAKEVGDKHGEGGAYGNLSNAYSSLGDLKNAIEYHNLDLKIAKEVGDKHGEGRAYGNLGHVYSSLGDLKNAIEYHNLHLKIAKEVGDKHGEGRAYGNLGNAYLGNVYSSLGDLKKAIEYHNLNLKIAKEVGDKSLEAMAYCSLGCVSELQGGLPKAVEHYQASISLFNSLRVLLKSKDEWKVNFRNQHQMAYTGLWRVLVEQGKVYEALFVAEKGRAQALTDLMESRFCGGSRHHKGEDEDCAVLKNVPSNTVFQAVDKANVELWVVSEGKQVQLRQSKLKGFVSENSGSSQSFESFMLGVYTQLGVRSNVRCENRSLDALREGRSKVDEKTKEANPQLHFQQDGCLSSLYDIVMKPVADLIQGDELLIIPDGPLWIAPYAALKDGNSKYLCESFTIRVAPSLASLRLIADCPDDYHKSSDALLVGDPWVSEVTNSKGEKVLEQLPSAKEEVEMIGEILNITPITGRKATKREVLKRLSSVSLVHFAAHGCMETGEIALTPDPDRISTVPTKKEDYILTIRDVLNVQLRAKLVVLSCCHSGRGEIKAEGVVGIARAFMGAGARSVVVSLWAIDDEATLEFMKCFYQHLAEGKSTSKSLNLAMKSLRESDEFHDIKYWAPFFLIGDDLTFDLMAKERENLNRKSNK